The genomic window CACTCGAATCATTTTGCGCCAATGCAGTTGTAGGAATGCGAATAAGCCTAACACCCCGATGAGCGGTAGCGGCGGCGTAACCTACCATATCTAACACTGCGCCACCACCAATTGCTAAAACGTAGGAATGACGACACAACCCAACATTGTTGATAACTTCGTGAATCTGCGTTAATAACTGGGGGTCATTTTTGGCTGATTCTCCTCCAGGAACTACCATTGGTTCGGTAGCTAAAGTTAGTACCTCGCCGTAAAAATTGATGTAGTCAGTGATTTGAGCAAGTATCTGGGGATGATGCTCCATTAAACCAGAATCTACAACTGCGATCGCTCTAGTGGTTTCCCCACCCTCAGCAACAATCGTTTGCGCTAGTAATGGATTTCCTACTTGAAATAGTCCATTTGTAAACAGAACATCATAACGAAAACTAACCGGGACGCATTGCTCAATTGGTTTTAAATTGTAAGAGATTTTTGATTTAGTATTAGTCGCCATAGTTATTAAATAGCGGAAAATTCCGGTTGCATTGCTTGGATAAATACTTCTACCGATTGCGAACCACTGATGCTAACTTTGTTGTTGATGACAAAAAATGGCACGCTGCTGATACCTCGATTTCTTGCGGCTTCTGCTGCTGTCATTACTTCAGCTAATGCCGCATCGCCGCTTAATTGCTGCTTTAGCTTGCTTTCGTCAAAGCCAAAATCTTTACCTATACGCGCTAAAACGTTAACATCGCCAATATTTAGCCCATCTTCAAAGTAAGCTTTATAAACGGCTTCAACAATGACGTTTTTATGGGTTTTTGGTGTCAGCGCAATTAGCTGATGAGAAAGCGTTGTATTGACAGCCAAAAGAACTTTGTCAAAATCTAGCTTGACTCCAGCTTTTGCCCCCGATTGGGTTGCATAGTTAAATAGCTGCGTCAATTGATTTGCACCTATACCTTTTCGCAGCTTCATAAAGGAGCGAAACCCTACACCTTGAGCCGGAATTGTGTCATCTAAAAGAAAAGGATGCCAACGTATATCTATTGTCTCGTGTTCTATAAGCGCGATCGCATCAAACAGTTGTTTTTTGCCAATCCGACACCAAGGACAAGCCGTATCGTGAAAAATGTCAATTAACATGATTTAAGTTACAGCAAAGACTTTTGCTAAAGCTATAGAACCAAAAGACAAACCCAGCACTAGCAAGCCGTAGACAAAGCCAGCAAAACCCGCCGCCATACTCGCATCTAAAATAATTAGCGACAAAACCCCAGCTTTTACAGCTTTACGGATAATATCGGCACTGGGATTGTAAGTAGCAGCAATAAAAGGCGGAAATACTCGCACTGTTAATAAAGCTAAAAATGGTAAAACTGCCAAAATAAAGTAGTTTGGCAACAATC from Synechocystis sp. PCC 7509 includes these protein-coding regions:
- a CDS encoding DsbA family oxidoreductase — its product is MLIDIFHDTACPWCRIGKKQLFDAIALIEHETIDIRWHPFLLDDTIPAQGVGFRSFMKLRKGIGANQLTQLFNYATQSGAKAGVKLDFDKVLLAVNTTLSHQLIALTPKTHKNVIVEAVYKAYFEDGLNIGDVNVLARIGKDFGFDESKLKQQLSGDAALAEVMTAAEAARNRGISSVPFFVINNKVSISGSQSVEVFIQAMQPEFSAI